A single Kryptolebias marmoratus isolate JLee-2015 linkage group LG16, ASM164957v2, whole genome shotgun sequence DNA region contains:
- the phactr4b gene encoding phosphatase and actin regulator 4B isoform X3: protein MENRDDESEQHHSTMVGEGGSTGDDTPKRKGKFSTLGKIFKPWKWRKKKSSEKFKETSEELERKMSTRRTRQELIEQGVLKEVPDNDGDAQNVKQSYVKNGHTLPVGVGGGGGGGGGGSGVISSSRSPSNQAKFPMESDFRMNPARLIQPEERWGHSLSDGDRRGALGSRSAGLHEEGRRSGGMGARTHGEGEWKSNLAWQGQIHGQMEEGRRGGRLHPENGQRRPGLQKAPSEDGRRSRPAEADWKPTLPRHASAEEGRARRESDSHFVPDPDSLQDSLREPLPPKQPVMPPKWLMSSAAEGGSNGPPQTPSNHAATQYSSASAVTSKPVRSVSSTGTSTQQTSTSQVTKQPPLPPPKPVNRTNAAMLVSALQGGENAQLPLYWSCWKRECDYDVYLSLPVYLCRRAGGLRSGDFTQGSGGASLHPVKPSPPMPPKRTTPVTKRNTEDSAASHPITPSPLSAEDHGGLPLGFQLIPPPPSPPLPAHIPPSPPRQHIHPHHLHHQHSYPHPLPQPIPMLFDPPSPTIESPQRPAPVPLHIMIQRALSSPGPAQPHPDGSQRAHALLFETPPEYQGDRGRPLPVSIQPLKLSEDDYSEEEEEEDDEEEDEYDGEIPQPELEPRSRRCLVGDAGVCIIPGEDGSEEEEEEEEEEDDTGGGHDMHGEDSDSDGPVLHKDEDSDEEDEPPPSALANRVKRKDTLALKLSSRPCAPDRDRFAQERCSREDQPPGQTGLTWQSREQWEAIRTQIGTALTRRLSQRPTAEELEQRNILQPKNQADRQAEVREIKRRLTRKLSQRPTVAELQARKILRFHEYVEVTEAQDYDRRADKPWTKLTPADKAAIRKELNDYKSTEMEVHEESRIYTRFHRP, encoded by the exons ACGGCGATGCCCAAAATGTGAAGCAATCTTATGTGAAGAATGGTCACACTCTCCCTGTTGGggtcggaggaggaggaggaggaggaggaggaggatcaggAGTCATCAGCTCAAGCAGGAGCCCGTCCAACCAGGCCAAGTTCCCCATGGAGTCAGACTTTAGGATGAACCCTGCGAGGCTCATCCAGCCAGAGGAGCGCTGGGGCCACTCGCTGTCGGACGGAGACCGCCGCGGAGCTCTGGGCTCCAGGAGCGCAGGACTTCATGAGGAAGGGCGGAGAAGTGGGGGGATGGGGGCGCGCACACACGGGGAGGGGGAGTGGAAGTCCAACTTGGCCTGGCAGGGTCAGATCCACGGTCAGATGGAGGAGGGCCGGCGCGGGGGCAGACTCCACCCGGAGAACGGGCAGCGGAGGCCGGGGCTGCAGAAGGCACCGTCAGAAGACGGCAGGAGGAGTCGGCCTGCAGAAGCAGACTGGAAACCTACGCTCCCCCGCCACGCGTCCGCAGAGGAGGGACGGGCCCGCAGAG AGTCCGACAGCCATTTTGTCCCTGACCCCGACTCCCTGCAGGACAGCCTGCGCGAACCTCTGCCTCCTAAACAGCCGGTCATGCCTCCAAAGTGGCTGATGAGCTCCGCCGCTGAAGGCGGCAGCAACGGCCCGCCTCAGACGCCTTCCAACCACGCCGCCACCCAGTACTCCTCCGCCTCGGCCGTGACGTCCAAACCCGTTCGCTCCGTTTCCTCCACGGGTACCAGCACGCAGCAGACCTCCACCTCTCAGGTCACCAAGCAGCCTCCTCTGCCTCCACCCAAGCCTGTGAACAGGACGAACGCAGCCATGTTGG TATCCGCCCTGCAGGGGGGAGAAAACGCACAGCTTCCTCTCTACTGGTCCTGCTGGAAGCGAGAGTGCGACTATGATGTCTACCTGTCCCTGCCTGTGTACCTGTGCCGGCGGGCCGGAGGCCTGCGCTCAG gGGACTTCACTCAAGGTTCAGGGGGGGCCAGTCTCCATCCGGTCAAACCGTCTCCTCCGATGCCCCCTAAAAGGACCACCCCAGTTACAAAACGCAACACAGAGGACTCTGCTGCGAGCCATCCCATCACCCCTTCCCCTCTGTCTGCAGAGGACCACGGCGGCCTCCCGCTCGGTTTCCAGCTaatccctccccctccctccccaccCCTGCCAGCCCACATACCACCCTCCCCGCCCCGCCAGCACATACACCCCCACCACCTTCACCATCAGCACTCCTACCCGCACCCGCTGCCCCAGCCCATACCGATGCTGTTCGACCCGCCAAGTCCGACCATAGAGTCTCCGCAGCGCCCAGCCCCGGTCCCGCTGCACATCATGATCCAGAGAGCCCTGTCCAGTCCCGGCCCGGCTCAGCCGCACCCGGACGGGTCGCAGCGAGCGCACGCGCTGCTTTTCGAAACCCCTCCAGAGTACCAAGGAGATCGGGGTCGCCCTCTGCCTGTCAGCATCCAGCCATTAAAACT ATCTGAAGATGACTactcagaggaagaagaggaggaagatgatgaggaagaggatgagTATGATGGGGAGATCCCGCAGCCGGAGCTGGAGCCACGGAGTCGCCGGTGCCTGGTCGGTGACGCTGGCGTTTGCATCATCCCCGGGGAAGACGgcagcgaggaggaggaagaggaagaggaagaggaggatgataCGGGGGGAGGACATGACATGCACGGAGAGGACAGCGACTCAGATGGTCCTGTGCTCCATAAAGATGAAGACtctgatgaggaggatgagcCCCCACCGA GTGCCCTGGCGAACAGGGTGAAGAGGAAGGACACCCTGGCTCTGAAGCTCAGCAGCCGTCCCTGCGCCCCCGACCGGGACCGCTTCGCCCAGGAGAGGTGCAGCAGAGAAGATCAGCCTCCGGGACAGACGGGCCTCACCTGGCAGAGCAGGGAGCAGTGGGAGGCCATTCGCACGCAGATCGGCACTGCGCTCACACG TCGACTTAGCCAGAGACCCACTGCGGAGGAACTCGAGCAAAGAAACATCCTTCAGC CCAAAAACCAGGCTGACAGGCAAGCTGAGGTTCGAGAAATCAAGCGGCGGCTGACCAGAAAG CTGAGTCAAAGACCTACAGTGGCAGAACTCCAGGCGAGAAAGATCCTGCGTTTCCACGAGTACGTGGAAGTCACGGAAGCCCAAGACTACGACAGGAGAGCAGACAAGCCGTGGACCAAGCTGACACCAGCTGACAAG GCAGCCATCCGGAAGGAGCTCAACGATTATAAAAGCACTGAAATGGAGGTTCATGAAGAAAGCAGAATTTACACAAG GTTTCATCGGCCTTAG
- the rcc1 gene encoding regulator of chromosome condensation, with protein sequence MPPKVPKSTTKRKSAAAAEDLKESKKVKVSHRTHCKEVGQVLVLGQGDVGQLGLGESIPERKKPALVSLPEKTVQVTAGGMHTVCLSETSQVYTFGCNDEGALGRDTSEEGSEMVPGKVVLDEKVVQVSAGDSHTAALAEDGSVFIWGSFRDNNGVIGLLEPMKTCTVPVKIPLSEPVVKIASGNDHVVLLTLKGNLYTLGSAEQGQLGRVPEQFSNRGGRKGLERLLVPQMVKIRGKVHFTDVFCGAYVTFAVSKEGYVYGFGLSNYHQLGTKSTKMCFVPVKLTCFKNSTTAWVDFSGGQHHTLCLDAEGQVYSLGRAEYGRLGLGEGAEEKSEPTPVMGMEPARGVSCGASVSYAVAREGSVYAWGMGTNLQLGTGEEDDEWSPVKMTGKQLENREVLMASSGGQHTVLLVKDKQES encoded by the exons ATGCCTCCCAAAGTCCCAAAGTCCACCAcgaaaagaaaatctgcagctgctgcagaagatCTTAAAGAATCCAAAAAAGTGAAAG TTTCACACAGGACTCATTGCAAGGAGGTGGGTCAAGTTCTGGTTTTGGGCCAGGGGGATGTCGGCCAGTTGGGCCTCGGTGAGAGTATCCCTGAGAGGAAGAAGCCAGCCCTCGTGTCCCTTCCCGAGAAAACAGTGCAAGTGACAGCGGGGGGCATGCACACAGTGTGTCTCAGTGAAACCAGTCAA gtctaCACGTTTGGCTGTAACGATGAGGGAGCTCTCGGACGGGACACGTCAGAAGAAGGGTCTGAGATGGTCCCGGGAAAGGTGGTTCTGGATGAGAAGGTGGTCCAGGTGTCTGCAGGGGACAGCCACACAGCTGCGCTCGCAGAGGACGGATCGGTCTTTATCTGGGGCTCCTTCAGG GATAACAATGGTGTTATTGGCCTCCTGGAGCCCATGAAAACGTGTACTGTTCCAGTTAAAATCCCCCTCTCAGAGCCTGTCGTGAAAATCGCCTCGG GTAACGATCACGTGGTTCTGCTGACGCTGAAAGGCAATCTGTACACGCTGGGCTCTGCAGAGCAGGGGCAGCTGGGACGGGTGCCGGAGCAGTTTTCAAACAGAGGGGGCAGGAAAGGTCTCG AGCGACTGCTGGTGCCACAGATGGTTAAAATCAGAGGGAAAGTCCACTTCACTGACGTGTTTTGTGGCGCATATGTTACCTTTGCTGTGTCTAAAGAAGGATACGTGTATGGATTTGGCCTGTCGAACTACCATCAGCTGG GCACGAAAAGCACCAAGATGTGTTTTGTCCCGGTAAAACTAACATGTTTCAAGAACTCTACGACCGCCTGGGTGGACTTTTCCGGAGGACAGCATCACACACTCTGCCTGGATGCTGAAG GGCAGGTTTATAGCCTTGGGAGAGCGGAGTACGGTCGCCTCGGCCTgggtgaaggagctgaagagaaGAGCGAGCCCACGCCCGTGATGGGGATGGAGCCGGCGAGAGGAGTGTCCTGTGGGGCTTCTGTCAGCTACGCCGTCGCCAGAGAAG GATCTGTGTATGCTTGGGGGATGGGAACCAACCTGCAGCTTGGCACAGGGGAAGAAGATGATGAGTGGAGCCCGGTGAAGATGACGGGCAAACAGCTGGAGAACCGTGAAGTTCTGATGGCGTCCAGTGGAGGGCAGCACACAGTCTTACTGgtcaaagacaaacaggagagcTGA